The window TCCTAAtaccacgtcgcattttgacgtatattcaAACTAAGGCCAAaacttgtcgtactagaaaatggtagcggctcgcgaaattgacattctgtccagttttctgttctgggtcctctggtaggttaggataagggcactttagtacaacagtttttTGACGTTAGCAAACTTTGAGAGGACGCGCTGGTATGTCATAGTTTATCTAGAGTGTTGTGGGAATGTTTAGGGACAAAAAGAAGGCTTTTTTTCCAGTTCTGTAGACCATCTTGGCCCCTGGTGTGAGGCAAGGCTTGGTATATACCCTCTCTTGGCCCATGGTGTGAGGCAAGGCTTGGTACATACCCTCTCTTGGCCCCTGGTGTGAGGCAAGGCTTGGTACATACCCTCTCTTGGCCCCTGGTGTGAGGCAAGGCATGGTACATACCCTCTCTTGGCCCCTGGTGTGAGGCAAGGCATGGTACATACCCTCTCTTGGCCCCTGGTGTGAGGCAAGGCTTGGTACATACCCTCTCTTGGCCCCTGGTGTGAGGTAAGGCATGGTACATACCCTCTCTTGGCCCCTGGTGTGAGGCAAGGCTTGGTACATACCCTCTCTTGGCCCCTGGTGTGAGGCAAGGCTTGGTACATACCCTCTCTTGGCCCCTGGTGTGAGGTAAGGCATGGTACATACCCTCTCTTGGCCCCTGGTGTGAGGCAAGGCTTGGTACATACCCTCTCTTGGCCCCTGGTGTGAGGCAAGGCTTGGTACATACCCTCTTTTAGCCCCTGATGTGAGGTAAGGCATGATACATACTCTCTCTTGGCCCCTGGTGTAAGGCAAGGCATGGTACATAACCCTCTCTTGGCCCCTGATGTGAGGTAAGGCATGATACATACTCTCTCTTGGCCCCTGGTGTAAGGCAAGGCATGGTACATAACCCTCTCTTGGCCCCATGGTGCTGTAGTGTGAAGCAGAACATGTTGCGTTCCTCCTTCAGTTATACACGGCAGATATTGTCCAATTATAGACCAGTTTGTACAGTATAAGATAAAATTGTCTACAATAGACCTGTTGATCCCTTAGATATCTAAAGGTTAATCTCATATGACCAATACTTCATGCTGTGTTTACTATATTAACCCGCAATGTAAAATGTGAttcttgtactgtgatttgtggaTTTGAATTCACTGGATTTGTGcgctgagggacttgaagtagaggagggtagaaatagtccTAAGCTACAATATCCGTTTGAGATACATTTCATTGTCTCAATAAAGGTACTTGAACCAATACTACTTTCCAAAAGGACTTTTTTGACCACATCAACACTACAATACTTGTCTTTCCCGATCCGAGTACAGCACTTGTTTGACGATCATGTAACACTACTACGTCGCTTCCACTCGTCACAAGAAACTGTAAACGTCTTAAACTGGTCAGTGAGGTACTTAAAGGCCAGAAGACACTGGGgactccccccccacctccccagtaCCAGGATCTCAACCGCTCAAATATGTAACGTAGGAGTGCCTCGGGGATCGGTTTCATGACCTATTTTCGTCTTGATCATAAATCTGAATTCCCATTGAACATTATTCTAAATATTTATGAAGTTTGCAATATTGTTTTTATACTGGTTTCGAtcgtatgtaacgcatacgatcgaaaagtgacgttcttcgtaggagggcaggttgagaTGGTCCGTTCCCGGGCCAGTATTCCCAGCACGACCTTCCAGAACACACCACTAACCTATCAAGGATCTTGTATTTGACACcgaaacccgccaaacacacaccgaaactacgacgttggtacaacgttcgaacaagatttaacacctcctaaccagttataacaaccaatatagcaagttgtaacaacgttctaatacgtcataaacacgttaagccaagatgtaacaactttattacaagttgtaacaagcggaaaatagagacagtttcggtttgtgtttccagggaacccCTTTAAAAACTAAGACGAATGATAGTCATACTAACGTAATGTCGCACGTCGCATTTTGCAGTATACTCTACTTTACCCAAGACTAAAAGCTATTGCACTAGAAAGTGTTAACGGCTTCCGAAATTGACATATTGCTCCCGTTTACTGTCCGTGGGTCCTCTGATGGGTAGGACAGGGCACTTATTTAgtaggacagtttcttgacgctTGGAATGCTCGCGAAAACGGGCTGGTTCCCGAGCCATAACACCCTCTACAATACCAGACAGGCTTCCTATCGCCTGGTATACAATACCGTTGTTTCTTGGACCGTTCTACACATCACCTGCGACACCCCTAGAGACTCTAGAATACCTGCCGGCATACACTAGGTGGCGTGCTTACGTCCCCCTGCCAACCGCGTCCTGAACGACCTTTAGCGTCCTGGGGGCCCATGCCGACTCCAAGGACGCCTCCCCCAGAGTCGTATATAAGCCAAGCCGAGCAGCACAAGGGTATGATTCTCACTCCCCGGCGCTCACAGGCAACACCACACGACATCATGCGTTTTCTAGTAAGTTTTTAGTGCATGTCAGGTGTTTTTGGCTTCTAGTTTTGCGCCTGATTAGAGTACTAAGGTTTGCTTCTAGTACCGGGCATACATTGATCAATGGGCTTCTAGTGATTTAGTATTGGAGCCGCCTGTAGTGTTTGGTCATGCTCTTGTGCAGTAGTACTGAGCCCGTTTCTAGTTTCTAGTATTCAAATGCTGGATGGGTTCCCCCCTCTAGTGCTCTATTGCTTGTCCTGTCTCTAGTTTTCTAAAACCGGGTCTGCCTCTAGCTGAATTTTTGCTTTTGTTAAATTATAAATTTGGATCAAAACGTATAATTTTTACACGCATTTTTAATACAGTTTTTGTAAATGTTATCCCTACGTAGCTGCCTATCTCGCAAGTGTAGTCCACAGGGGTGTAGTGGCCAGTCATTATTCTTACCAACCAGTACCATTCTGGCTGGACTGAACATATTTACAGCAGTGTCATCAATCTTATATTTTTAGATATAAATTGAAAACCCTCTATGATTAGAATACTGATAgatgactgatggatgcctactactatgctTAGACTTTATGGTTCTGGTTAAACAGGATGTAGTAGTAATGATATTAGTAAtaatagtagcagtagtagtaataaCAGTATGTCTAGTTTAATTAACAGCAGTAGTAGGTATAAGAGCAGTAGCAGGTAACGAACTGTTGTTGTCGCAGGTTATCGCGAGTGTAGTCTTCGGTCTCGCCCACGGCCAAGGATTTCCTCGCGACACGCCCGAAGTACAGGCGGCGCGCGACGCCTTCGTCAGGGAATACAACCGCCTGGCGGAGCTGGCGGCTCTGGCCCCCGACATCCACATCTACGAGCAGCGGCCACTGACGCAGGTGCCCGCCCACCTGCAACACCTGTCCCAACAGCCCCGCCCCGCTGCCCCCATACCCCCCGCCTTCAACGCCTACTCCTTCTCCGCTAGCCTGGGCGGCAGCCAGCAGTTCGTGCCCGGCCCCAacaccttcccctcctcccctggACACCAGGCTGGACACCTCGCTGGACACCAGGCTGGACACCAAGCACCTGTCCATCGGCCAGCCCCAGTACACCGCTTCTCCGCTTCCCCCGATCAGCCAGCCCCCTGGACGGGGCCGCTTGCGGACGACGTCCCCGCTGGCGTCAGCGGCAGGACACAGGACACCCCTAATGTGGCCGCCGCAAAGGCCGCCCATTTCCGCGCCCACGCCACCGCCCTGGGCATCAGGGTGTGAATCTAACGTCCATCAGCGAGTCACGTCCTCCGGCAGCGGGTGAGGCCCTGCGTCAGGATACCCCAGGATACCCTAGGATACCCCCAGGATACCCAGAGGATACCCCAGGGTGACCCGGAGAGGCCCCCAACAGGCAGTCCCCGGATCCCGTGCCAAAGAGTGAGAGTTATGCATCGGAAAGTTCTATATCTTTTGTAAAATATATTCCAATCTTCCTAATCTGGTTTTATTGTCCTGGCGATATCTCATATGGCGTGTTCTCCTGGGCACTGGTGTGTTCTCCTGAGCACTGGTGTGTTCTCCTGGGCACTGGTGTGTTCTCCTGGGCACTGGTGTGTTCTCCTGGGAACTGGTGTGTTCTCCTGGACACTGGTGTGTTCTGAGCACTGGCATGTTCTCCTGAGCACTGGTATGTTCTCCTGGGCACTGGCGTGTTCTCCTGGGCACTGGCGTGTTCTCCTGGGCACTGGCGTGTTCTCCTGGGCACTGGCGTGTTCTCCTGGGAACTGGTGTGTTCTCCTGGGCACTGGTGTGTTCTCCTGGGAACTGGTGTGTTCTCCTGGGAACTGGTGTGTTCTCCTGGGAACTGGTGTGTTCTCCTGGACACTGGTGTGTTCTGAGCACTGGCATGTTCTCCTGAGCACTGCTCACTGTTGACATGCTGAGCATTTCACACGTTATGGCAAAAGTAAGGCATATTagcgatagtttattgtgcattttCTTACTCGTCTTGTGAGCGGTAATAAAAAAAACTATCTTACCCTTGTTAGGTCCCGTTTAAATTATGTAATTCCGTCTTGGTCTCTATGCTATAGAATAAACAGAAATCTTGTGAATTGACGTGTACTATAAGCGAGGGCGCTAAATCCAGAGCAATACAGCTGGCACCCCCATGAGAGAATGCTCCCTCACATTCTATAGGACTCGCTCGCTCGCTCCTGTTAGTCTGTCTCCTATTCGTGTCCTGGTAGGGTAGTTTCGTGCAATTTAGTGCCTCAGTTTTGTGACGTTGCGACAGCTCGAGTGAACAGGCGGGGCTGAGAGTTCTACAAGCACCTAAAATATCCATTCTTGCCAGCAATAGTGATATTCCACCACCACTCtagcactacaaccaccaccacaatcactacagccaccaccatcaccacaagccCTAtagcactacaaccaccaccgtcactaccatcgCTGTGATCACTGGAAGCCAGCCAATCACAACGCGAGTAATAAGGAAGTAGCAGAAACCCAAGGTTAGATGATAATTTTACACACAAACCATTAGTACCTGAACGGTTCATAAATATAGTCATCTGACCGCCTCTAAAAAAAGTAACTAATGAGGCAAGTAACCTTCTGAAACTTGTAGAGCTTGAGATCAACTTATGAAAGCTTGTCAGACTTGTCAAGTCTGATTAAAAACGGCTCAAGACTTGATGGGAGACTGAATGGTCTGCCTTAAACCTTCGATTGATATTTTGCTCTTATTATTAACTTACtattaaggggcctcgtagcctggtggatagcgcgcaggactcgtaattctgtggcgcgggttcgattcccgcacgaggcagaaacaaatgggcaaagtttctttcaccctaaatgcccctgttacctagcagtaaataggtacctgggtgttggtcagctgtcacgggctgcttcctgggggtggaggcctggtcgaggaccgggccgcggggacactaaaaatccccgaaatcatctccagataacctctcCAGATAACCATACGTGATCAAGGGGATTGCGTTGCTAGGTGCTATGCCATATAGTGCAGGAAACATTGCCAAAGCGTTTGTCATACATAAAGGGTACTCTTTGTCAAGGCTTGGCGAGAAATTAAGACCATAGTATGCAATATGAACTTCACAATCTCTTAGTTTGTAATCGAGTTCTCTTGAGTTCGTAGAAACGTCTCAATTTCGAAATATGCATTTTTAAAATCGACGAGAAAATATTATCATAAATTAGAACGTTTCGATTATGAGTAATGTATTACTAAATTACATTCAATGGGTTAAAGACCGTTAAAAACCGTTGCATTTAAAAGTCATTTACCGAATTAACGTGAAACTCGACAGATTGAATCAGGATACCCAAGATACGGAAGGTCCTGGCAAGAGGTATTAAGTACAGGAATGGAAATAGGTCAGTTAAATAACAGTGGAACTCTCAATGCCAGttggggatgggggagaggggggggggcgggggcaaGTAAGCCCACCAGCAGCCCACACAGTTCCTTCCTCTCCATTGTTCACAACGTCACAAAACTGGTGTATTAAAGTGGCCTGACCTAACAAGAGGACCCACCGATAGAAAACGGGGCATCACGTTAGTTTTTGCAAGCCGGCGCGATTTTTAGTAAGTTAGTTTTTTGGCCTTAAAGGATTTTATGTCTAAATTCGAGAGGGCTGGTGGAGCAGGcggactggctggctgggtgggagAGGTCAGGGTGACAGCCTTGGAGGCCAGCGGGTGACAGGGAGAGGTCAGGGTGACAGCCTGGAGGCCAGCGGGTGACAGGAAGAGGTCAGGGTGACAGCCTGGAGGCCAGCGGGTGACAGGGAGAGGTCAAGGTGACAGCCAGGAGGCCATCGTGTGACATTAGACACATCACGAGACACGAGTATGTGTCGTCGTCGTCGACCACCAGTAAGTAACCCACCCACTCTTCCCCTCATAGACCTGTTCTGCCGGATGTCATACACACATGTATTCTGTGGGATATGTCGTCGCGCGCACACAACCTGCATCCTCCTACATACATGGCATTCACACGCCTGTCCTTTCAGCCATTAGATATACCTTCATGGTGAAGAATGTATAATTTACTGCCTCCGTGTCTGACGATCAAAATATGCGCGTGGATGTGCGTGTATGCTTatatgcgcgtgtgtgtgtacatgtgtgtgtgcgcgcgcacctTAACACCGCGGGCCAGGCAAGGCCacgactcctgaagaaggcggtggtgttgggtgttcccCAGCGGAGGCCAACAAAAAATAGAGACGTCATCACAGGAGCGGATAACCTTACCGTCATCAATGCCACCATAAGCTagtccatcatcaacactaccagttATCATTACAGCCAACACGCATAACCTTTAACCAGCTCAAACACATCAACCACCACTTTCTGTATACTACAACTcgccacctgcctcacccacagTGGGTAGGGAAGCGACACCTCCACCCTACCCACAGTGGGTGGAGTAGCCACACCTCAACTCTATCCACAGTGGGTGGAGTAGCCACACCTCCACCCTACCCACAGTGGGTGGAGTAGCCACACCTCCACCCTACCCACAGTGGGTGGAGTAGCCACACCTCCACCCTACCCGCAGCGGGGGCTACATCACAGACAAATTATCTGCCGACTTACTCAACATAAATATTTATTTACGACCGTAAACAGTTGTTTTATTTTACAAAGTTGTAAAATTAAGCCGATAACATTGTTGTTTATGCTTCGTGTGGTGATGAAAGCCCCAAAAAATATGTATGTTGAGTTTGATTTGCATAAACGAATGTGTTTATAGAACAGGAAAATGCGTATCGATTTAATTTTATCACACAGTTTGGGTAATTTTGTTCTCCTTGGTCTAAGGGCCTCGAGGAAGGTGAAGAggcagagggaaggaggaggcttATTCTTAGTCTGTTAGCGCGGTGGaaggtaaactgcaggggggtttgggtaaaatatgacccatcgacgtgttcagtaattagcatattttcggtataaaaggtcgtaattagaaaatgaaaataggtgcagagagtcaaaattcggctcaaacatctcactcaggagacaaatttccgacatttcaaatattttgaaaactgcaggggggtttgggcaaaattagaCCCATCGTCgtgttcagtaattagcatattttcggtataaaaggtcgtaatttgaaaatgaaaataggtgcagagagtcagaattcggctcaaaaatcacggtcaggagtaaaacttctgacatttcagatattttgaaaactgcaggggggtttgggaaaaatatgacccaccgccgctttcagtaagtaattggcattttttcgatataaaaagtcggaatttgaaactgcgataacgtgcagatagccagagtttgggtccaaaatatggctcaggtatcgaatttgggatgtttgggatattttcaaaactacaggggggtttgggcaaaatgtgacccaccgccgctttcagtaattggcatatttttggtataaaaagtcggaatttcaaactgcgaataggtgcaaaaagccagaatttgggtccaaaatatggctcag of the Procambarus clarkii isolate CNS0578487 chromosome 56, FALCON_Pclarkii_2.0, whole genome shotgun sequence genome contains:
- the LOC123770799 gene encoding cuticle protein CP1876, producing MILTPRRSQATPHDIMRFLVIASVVFGLAHGQGFPRDTPEVQAARDAFVREYNRLAELAALAPDIHIYEQRPLTQVPAHLQHLSQQPRPAAPIPPAFNAYSFSASLGGSQQFVPGPNTFPSSPGHQAGHLAGHQAGHQAPVHRPAPVHRFSASPDQPAPWTGPLADDVPAGVSGRTQDTPNVAAAKAAHFRAHATALGIRV